One stretch of Caldinitratiruptor microaerophilus DNA includes these proteins:
- a CDS encoding bifunctional aldolase/short-chain dehydrogenase: MVESLWRHDEATGRDDLELLVYRSNLFGRDRAVCNWGGGNTSAKVEMADFRGRRRPVMWVKGSGSDLATVTRKGFTPIYLDDVLPLLERDAMSDEEMVGYLAHCVAGTGYPRQSIETLMHAFLPFRHVDHTHPDAIISLATAVGGEAAAREIFGDELVWVPYLRPGFALAKRVAQAVAANPRARLVILEKHGLITWGDTHEESYRNTIEVIQRAERYIVARLGDRPAFGGPAVGPLGPEERRALLTRVLPVLRGIVGSQQRVILKVDESPDVLEFVCSRDGARLSQIGAACPDHLVHTRRVPLWVDWTPHAGDAEGLLAALRAGLERYASEYRDYVRASQQPAASHEEAPGAGETVPVDPETVNPYPRVILIPGVGMVTTGKDALAADISAQLYHRAIAVIRGAEALGGFVSLTPREAFAVEYWPLELYKLTLAPPEREFSRRVAFVTGAASGIGRAVARRLAQDGAHVVIADLNGEGARKVAEEITREFGFGRAVPVQVDVTSEEAVVRAYEETVLAYGGVDVVVSNAGISTSNPIEETSLAEWNRNMGVLATGYFLVSREAFRILRPQGLGGSIVFVASKNALVGGRNASAYSAAKAAEVHLARCLAEEGGSAGIRVNTVAPDAVLQNSQIWNSAWREERARTYGIKPEELEEFYRNRTVLKRSVYPEDVAEAVAFLASERSAKTTGCILTVDGGVTAAYTR, translated from the coding sequence ATGGTGGAAAGCCTCTGGCGACACGACGAAGCCACCGGACGTGACGACCTCGAGCTCCTGGTCTACCGCTCGAACCTCTTCGGGCGGGACCGGGCGGTGTGCAACTGGGGCGGCGGGAACACGTCGGCCAAGGTGGAGATGGCCGACTTCCGGGGGCGCCGGCGCCCGGTCATGTGGGTGAAGGGCAGCGGCTCCGACCTGGCCACGGTGACCCGCAAGGGCTTCACCCCCATCTACCTGGATGACGTCCTCCCGCTCCTGGAGCGGGACGCGATGTCCGACGAGGAGATGGTCGGTTACCTCGCCCACTGCGTGGCCGGCACCGGGTACCCCCGCCAGTCCATCGAGACCCTGATGCACGCCTTCCTGCCCTTCCGGCACGTCGACCACACCCACCCCGACGCGATCATCAGCCTGGCCACTGCCGTGGGCGGGGAGGCGGCGGCCCGCGAGATCTTCGGCGACGAGCTGGTCTGGGTGCCTTACCTGCGGCCGGGGTTCGCCCTGGCGAAGCGGGTGGCCCAGGCGGTGGCGGCGAATCCCCGGGCCCGGCTCGTGATCCTGGAGAAGCACGGCCTCATCACGTGGGGCGACACGCACGAGGAGAGCTACCGGAACACGATCGAGGTCATCCAGCGGGCGGAGCGGTACATCGTGGCGCGCCTCGGGGACCGGCCGGCCTTCGGCGGTCCGGCCGTCGGGCCGCTCGGGCCGGAGGAGCGCCGGGCCCTCCTCACCCGGGTGCTGCCGGTCCTGCGGGGCATCGTCGGCAGCCAGCAGCGGGTGATCCTGAAGGTCGACGAGTCGCCTGACGTGCTCGAGTTCGTCTGCTCCCGGGACGGCGCTCGGCTGTCGCAGATCGGCGCCGCCTGCCCGGACCACCTGGTGCACACCCGGCGGGTTCCCCTGTGGGTCGACTGGACCCCGCACGCCGGGGACGCCGAGGGCCTCCTAGCCGCCCTGCGCGCGGGCCTCGAGCGCTATGCCTCCGAGTACCGTGACTACGTGCGGGCGAGCCAGCAGCCGGCAGCTTCCCACGAGGAGGCCCCTGGGGCGGGCGAAACCGTCCCGGTCGATCCGGAGACGGTGAACCCGTACCCCCGGGTCATCCTGATCCCCGGCGTCGGCATGGTGACCACCGGCAAGGACGCGCTGGCCGCGGACATCAGCGCCCAGCTCTACCACCGGGCCATCGCCGTGATCCGTGGGGCGGAGGCGCTCGGCGGCTTCGTCTCCCTCACCCCCCGGGAGGCGTTCGCGGTCGAGTACTGGCCCCTGGAGCTGTACAAGCTCACCCTGGCGCCGCCCGAGCGGGAGTTCTCCCGCCGCGTCGCCTTCGTGACGGGGGCGGCGAGCGGCATCGGTCGCGCCGTGGCCCGGCGGCTGGCCCAGGACGGCGCCCACGTGGTCATCGCCGACCTCAACGGGGAGGGCGCCCGGAAGGTCGCCGAGGAGATCACCCGGGAGTTCGGCTTCGGCCGGGCGGTGCCGGTGCAGGTCGACGTGACGTCGGAGGAGGCCGTGGTCCGGGCGTACGAGGAGACGGTCCTGGCCTACGGCGGGGTCGACGTTGTGGTCTCCAACGCCGGCATCTCCACCTCGAACCCGATCGAGGAGACCTCGCTGGCCGAGTGGAACCGCAACATGGGCGTGCTGGCGACCGGCTACTTCCTCGTCTCCCGGGAGGCGTTCCGGATCCTGCGGCCGCAGGGCCTGGGCGGGAGCATCGTCTTCGTGGCCTCCAAGAACGCCCTCGTGGGGGGCCGCAACGCCAGCGCCTACAGCGCCGCCAAGGCGGCCGAGGTGCACCTGGCCCGCTGCCTGGCCGAGGAGGGCGGGAGCGCCGGGATCCGGGTGAACACCGTGGCCCCGGACGCGGTGCTGCAGAACTCGCAGATCTGGAACTCCGCCTGGCGGGAGGAGCGCGCCCGCACCTACGGGATCAAGCCCGAGGAACTGGAGGAGTTCTACCGGAACCGCACCGTGCTCAAGCGCAGCGTCTACCCCGAGGACGTGGCCGAGGCCGTGGCGTTCCTCGCGTCGGAGCGGTCGGCCAAGACCACCGGGTGCATCCTCACGGTCGACGGCGGGGTCACCGCCGCGTACACCCGCTAG